Genomic DNA from Jejubacter calystegiae:
CCTGGCCATGGTCTACTCGGTGATTGTGGTGCCGGGCATGCTCGGCAAGGCTGGCTTTCCGCCCGCCGCGGTGTTTGTGGCGACCTGCCTGGTGGCGGGCGTCGGCTCCATTGCCATGGGGCTGTGGGCAAATCTGCCGCTGGCGATCGGCTGTGCCCTGTCGCTGACGGCGTTTACCGCTTTCAGCCTGGTGCTGGGCCAGCAGATCAGCGTGCCGGTGGCGCTGGGCGCGGTCTTCCTGATGGGGGTACTGTTTACGGTAATCTCTGCGACCGGTATTCGCGGCTGGATTTTACGCAACCTACCCATGGGCGTCGCTCAGGGGACCGGCGTCGGGATTGGCCTGTTTTTGCTGCTCATTGCGGCTGATAGCGTCAAACTGGTGGTAAGAAATCCGCTGGAAGGGTTACCAGTCGCTTTTGGCGACTTCACCAGCTTTCCGGTGATGATGTCGTTGCTGGGGCTGGCGACCATTATTGGCCTGGAGCGGCGCAAGGTGCCGGGTGGCATTCTGCTGACCATTATTGCCATCTCAATTATCGGTATGATTTTCGATCCCGCGGTGCACTTTAGCGGCTCTCTGTTTGCCATGCCTTCCCTGAACGATGAAAACGGGAATTCGCTGATCGGCAGTCTGGACATTATGGGGGCGTTGAATCCGCTGGTGCTGCCCAGCGTGCTGGCGCTGGTGATGACGGCGGTTTTCGACGCCACCGGCACCATTCGCGCCGTGGCGGAACAGGGCAACCTGCTGGATAAAGACGGACAGATTATCGATGGAGGCAAGGCGCTGACCACCGACTCCGTGAGCAGCATCTTCTCCAGCCTGGTTGGGGCCTCGCCCGCCGCGGTTTACATCGAATCGGCCGCGGGAACCGCTGCTGGCGGTAAGACCGGCCTGACCGCCATTGTGGTCGGTGTGCTGTTCCTGCTGATTCTGTTCCTCTCGCCGCTCTCTTACCTGGTACCGGCCTACGCTACTGCGCCAGCGTTGATGTACGTGGGGCTGTTGATGCTGAGCAACGTGGCGAAGCTGAATTTCGAGGACTTTGTTGATGCCATGGCAGGGCTGATGACGGCGGTGATTATCGTCTTCACCTGCAACATCGTGACCGGCATTATGATTGGTTTCGCCAGCCTGGTGGTCGGGCGTATCTTCTCTGGCGAATGGCGCAAACTGAACCTGGGTACCATACTGATTGCCGTGGTGTTGGTGACGTTTTACGCAGGCGGTTGGGCGATTTAATCCTTCCTTATTTTTCAGACTCTTCCCCGGGCCGGATTCTCTGGCCCGCTTGATTTCTACGCTATTTAGGGCACATCCTGTATCATCATATGTAAAGATAGTGTTCTATGATGAGAACGCTTCTCTTCATTTCATGACAAACACATCGCAGTATAACTAAGGATAGTATGGAAATCTTTTTTACCATTTTGATTCTGACGCTGGTGGTTTCGCTGTCAGGGGTGGTGACGCGGATTCTGCCGTTCCAGATTCCGCTGCCGCTGATGCAGATCGCCATTGGCGCGCTACTGGCCTGGCCTAAATTTGGCCTGCACGTGGACTTTAATCCGGAGCTTTTCCTGGTGCTGTTTATCCCGCCGCTGCTGTTTGCGGATGGCTGGAAGACGCCGACCAGGGAGTTCATTAATCATGGTCGTGAGATTATCGGGCTGGCGCTGGTGCTGGTGCTGCTGACCGTGGTGGGGATCGGCTTCCTGATTTACTACATGGTGCCGGGCATTCCGTTGATACCCGCCCTTGCGCTGGCTGCCGTGC
This window encodes:
- a CDS encoding NCS2 family permease; amino-acid sequence: MSTPSPRAGGSLDAWFKISARGSTVRREVVAGLTTFLAMVYSVIVVPGMLGKAGFPPAAVFVATCLVAGVGSIAMGLWANLPLAIGCALSLTAFTAFSLVLGQQISVPVALGAVFLMGVLFTVISATGIRGWILRNLPMGVAQGTGVGIGLFLLLIAADSVKLVVRNPLEGLPVAFGDFTSFPVMMSLLGLATIIGLERRKVPGGILLTIIAISIIGMIFDPAVHFSGSLFAMPSLNDENGNSLIGSLDIMGALNPLVLPSVLALVMTAVFDATGTIRAVAEQGNLLDKDGQIIDGGKALTTDSVSSIFSSLVGASPAAVYIESAAGTAAGGKTGLTAIVVGVLFLLILFLSPLSYLVPAYATAPALMYVGLLMLSNVAKLNFEDFVDAMAGLMTAVIIVFTCNIVTGIMIGFASLVVGRIFSGEWRKLNLGTILIAVVLVTFYAGGWAI